From one Malus sylvestris chromosome 1, drMalSylv7.2, whole genome shotgun sequence genomic stretch:
- the LOC126623506 gene encoding receptor kinase-like protein Xa21 produces the protein MKGVFENTSALSVTGNSRICGGIPSLRLPKCVSKHSKQGLSSRLKIIISTACGVVGLSFVILFVILYRSRKARGVKSTSGSSLGVSLLKLSYRDLLKATDGFSATNLIGAGCFGSVYKGILDQYEGRIVAVKVLNLQSARASKSFVAECEALRTIRHRNLVKLLTACSSIDFQGNDFKALVYDFMVNGSLEEWLHNSAQRGDNPTNLQKNLDLIQRVNIAIDIACALDYLHNHSHMPIVHCDLKPSNILLDGDMTACVGDFGLARFLLEASCPFLVHESSSNAIKGSMGYTALEYGMESKVSTYGDLYSYGILLLEMITCKRPTDGMFKDGMDLHNFVMMALPERVEEICDPLLVQIEESSGTTNPRSNKGNQVPNDQRQRVVECLTSIARIGVACSAAMPRDRKDMSNVVTELCLIRDVLTGTRRPREHLWSRP, from the exons ATGAAAGGAGTTTTCGAGAACACAAGTGCACTTTCTGTCACGGGAAACTCACGGATTTGTGGAGGTATACCATCTTTAAGATTGCCCAAATGCGTCTCCAAGCATTCTAAGCAAGGCTTATCTTCTAGGCTGAAAATAATTATCTCAACTGCTTGTGGGGTTGTTGGATTgagttttgtgattttgtttgtGATTCTTTACCGATCAAGAAAAGCAAGAGGAGTGAAGTCAACTTCAGGATCATCATTGGGGGTTTCACTTTTGAAATTGTCCTACAGAGATCTCCTTAAAGCAACTGATGGGTTCTCTGCAACCAATTTGATTGGTGCTGGTTGTTTTGGGTCCGTATATAAGGGAATACTCGATCAATATGAAGGAAGAATTGTTGCAGTGAAAGTACTCAATCTTCAAAGTGCAAGAGCTTCCAAAAGTTTCGTTGCTGAATGTGAAGCTCTTAGAACCATTAGGCACCGAAATCTTGTCAAGTTACTGACTGCCTGTTCAAGCATCGATTTTCAAGGGAATGATTTCAAAGCTTTGGTTTATGACTTCATGGTGAATGGAAGTCTCGAAGAATGGCTACATAATTCAGCTCAACGGGGCGACAATCCAACCAATCTGCAAAAGAATCTAGATCTTATTCAGAGAGTAAACATTGCAATCGACATAGCGTGTGCTCTGGATTATTTGCACAACCACTCTCACATGCCAATAGTTCATTGTGATTTAAAGCCAAGCAACATTCTCTTGGATGGTGACATGACTGCATGTGTTGGTGATTTTGGTTTGGCAAGGTTCCTCCTAGAGGCTTCTTGTCCATTTCTTGTGCACGAAAGCTCTTCCAATGCAATAAAAGGCTCCATGGGCTATACTGCCCTAG AGTATGGAATGGAAAGCAAGGTGTCAACATATGGCGACCTGTATAGCTACGGAATCTTGTTGTTGGAGATGATAACATGCAAGAGGCCGACAGATGGCATGTTTAAAGATGGTATGGACTTGCACAATTTTGTTATGATGGCTCTACCAGAACGTGTCGAAGAAATATGTGATCCACTACTTGTTCAAATAGAAGAAAGCAGCGGCACTACTAATCCCAGAAGTAATAAGGGGAATCAAGTCCCGAATGATCAAAGACAAAGGGTTGTGGAGTGCTTGACTTCCATTGCAAGAATAGGAGTTGCTTGTTCTGCAGCAATGCCTAGAGATCGAAAGGACATGAGCAATGTTGTTACTGAGTTGTGTCTAATAAGGGATGTGCTAACTGGAACAAGGAGGCCTAGAGAGCATCTGTGGTCACGGCCCTGA